A region from the Desulfomarina profundi genome encodes:
- a CDS encoding aspartate kinase, translated as MNTLRVEKIGGTTMSRFNEVLQNVILKDKNDIYNRIYVVSAYAGITNELLEHKKTGTPGIYQIFEQGKECETAMNRLKERLCELNRKFATTGLDIEAADSFICERIRFALNILKSMNNVLASGYVNRNELLLAARELLTSIGEMHSAFNTANILQNLGYNATFVDLSGWKDSRERTIDERIRYTFAELDPSSTICVATGYTKGTEGIMREFDRGYSEVTFSKIAVLLGAGEAIIHKEYHLCSGDPAIIGEDKVHPICNTNFDVADQLADVGMEAIHPKASKPLETAGISIRVMNAFDPSHSGTLMTKDYICPKSKTEVITGSNIVTCLEIHDTHMVGEVGFDMKIMQVLEKHNVSYINKATNANTIGMIIYEKDCTPQLVKDMQERFELVTTQNVAIVCAIGSNIAKPGILSKATRSLADANINILTVSQTSRQTNMQFTINRKHFIPAQRALHKALCEEDNTI; from the coding sequence ATGAATACACTTCGAGTCGAAAAAATAGGGGGCACCACAATGTCCCGCTTCAATGAGGTTCTCCAAAACGTCATATTGAAAGACAAAAACGACATTTATAACAGAATATATGTCGTTTCTGCCTATGCTGGTATCACCAACGAACTCTTGGAGCATAAAAAAACCGGAACTCCAGGTATTTACCAGATATTTGAACAAGGAAAAGAATGTGAAACGGCAATGAACCGGTTAAAGGAAAGGCTCTGTGAGCTGAACCGTAAATTTGCCACCACCGGCCTGGATATAGAAGCTGCCGACTCCTTCATCTGTGAACGGATACGATTTGCACTCAATATTCTGAAATCGATGAACAATGTGCTTGCCTCCGGTTACGTCAACCGCAACGAACTGTTACTGGCCGCAAGGGAACTCCTGACCTCCATCGGTGAAATGCACAGTGCCTTCAATACAGCAAACATCCTCCAGAACCTGGGGTACAACGCCACCTTCGTTGACCTGAGCGGCTGGAAGGACAGCAGGGAACGAACCATTGATGAACGGATCCGTTATACATTTGCAGAACTCGACCCGAGCAGCACCATCTGTGTAGCAACAGGGTACACCAAGGGAACGGAAGGTATCATGAGAGAGTTTGACAGAGGGTATTCAGAGGTTACCTTCTCCAAAATCGCCGTACTGCTGGGTGCCGGAGAGGCAATCATCCACAAGGAATACCACCTCTGCAGTGGAGATCCTGCCATTATCGGTGAGGACAAAGTCCATCCGATCTGCAATACCAACTTTGATGTTGCAGACCAGCTGGCCGATGTCGGAATGGAGGCAATTCACCCGAAAGCTTCCAAACCACTGGAAACAGCAGGGATCTCCATTCGGGTCATGAATGCCTTTGATCCGAGCCACAGCGGTACACTGATGACCAAGGATTATATCTGTCCCAAGTCAAAAACCGAAGTTATCACCGGCTCAAATATTGTCACCTGCCTTGAAATCCACGATACCCATATGGTTGGTGAAGTCGGGTTCGATATGAAAATCATGCAGGTGCTGGAAAAACATAATGTCAGTTATATCAACAAGGCCACCAATGCCAACACCATCGGTATGATCATCTATGAAAAGGACTGCACCCCTCAGCTGGTAAAAGACATGCAGGAGCGGTTCGAACTTGTTACTACCCAGAATGTGGCCATAGTCTGTGCCATCGGTTCAAATATCGCCAAACCCGGAATTCTTTCAAAAGCAACCAGGTCACTCGCAGACGCCAATATCAACATTCTGACAGTCTCCCAGACATCAAGGCAGACAAATATGCAGTTTACCATCAACCGGAAACATTTCATCCCGGCACAGCGGGCCCTGCACAAGGCCCTGTGTGAGGAGGATAACACAATATAA